One stretch of Caballeronia sp. Lep1P3 DNA includes these proteins:
- a CDS encoding filamentous hemagglutinin N-terminal domain-containing protein, translating into MNQNRYRRVFSKRLGMLVAVAENVVSQGKAPGEGSASSAASSGQGAFGVVSAMTAFAAAILATQPGVSFAQALPTGGQVTAGQASISQNTNTMTINQGSQRAVIDWNSFNVGAGNTVQFNQPNAQAQALNRVTGAGASNIQGSLLANGQVLIQNANGVLFGKGAVVNVGSTNGSGVIDDNGTYNTDGNGTVNVIDNGDIIHTGGGGNRPDNGGNGTDNNGNGNGTDNGGDSNGTDNGGNTDGQGGGSHGGSSAGGTAAAVVGGLGVAGGLSYLIYENAMHMYLDQAQPLTLELGDATFWADATVEQVSIDLAADTADVDLLTHSGALSRHLAYRDGADGVKHYTFEDEKKETKADLSVNMQTREFFYTESGMKDGKPYVVKSHGWLKPGMAVPHAATVADAGGRA; encoded by the coding sequence ATGAACCAGAATCGGTATCGCCGCGTCTTCAGCAAGCGTCTTGGTATGTTGGTGGCTGTCGCGGAAAACGTGGTCAGTCAAGGTAAAGCACCGGGCGAAGGCTCGGCTTCTTCCGCAGCGTCGTCTGGACAAGGCGCATTCGGCGTCGTCTCGGCGATGACGGCATTCGCCGCCGCGATTCTCGCGACGCAACCCGGCGTGAGCTTCGCGCAAGCGCTGCCGACCGGCGGCCAGGTCACGGCGGGTCAGGCGTCGATCTCGCAGAACACCAACACGATGACCATCAATCAGGGCAGCCAGCGCGCCGTGATCGACTGGAATTCGTTCAACGTCGGCGCGGGCAACACCGTGCAGTTCAATCAGCCGAACGCGCAAGCGCAGGCGCTCAACCGCGTGACGGGTGCCGGTGCATCGAACATTCAGGGCTCGCTGCTCGCCAACGGTCAAGTGCTGATTCAGAACGCCAACGGCGTGCTGTTCGGCAAGGGCGCGGTGGTCAACGTCGGCTCGACGAACGGCAGCGGCGTGATCGACGACAACGGCACGTACAACACCGACGGCAACGGCACGGTCAACGTGATCGACAACGGCGACATCATCCATACGGGTGGTGGCGGCAACCGTCCGGACAACGGCGGCAACGGCACCGACAACAACGGCAACGGCAACGGCACCGACAACGGCGGTGACAGCAACGGCACCGACAACGGTGGCAACACCGACGGCCAGGGCGGCGGTTCGCATGGCGGCTCGTCCGCGGGCGGCACGGCGGCGGCAGTGGTCGGCGGTCTCGGTGTGGCGGGCGGCCTGTCGTATCTGATCTACGAGAACGCGATGCACATGTATCTGGATCAGGCTCAGCCGCTGACGCTGGAACTGGGCGATGCAACGTTCTGGGCCGATGCGACGGTCGAACAAGTGTCGATCGATCTGGCGGCGGACACGGCCGACGTCGATCTGCTGACGCACTCGGGCGCCCTGTCGCGTCACCTGGCGTACCGCGACGGCGCGGACGGCGTGAAGCACTACACGTTCGAGGACGAGAAGAAGGAGACGAAGGCGGACCTGTCGGTGAACATGCAAACGCGCGAGTTCTTCTACACGGAAAGCGGCATGAAGGACGGTAAGCCGTATGTCGTGAAGTCGCATGGCTGGCTCAAGCCGGGCATGGCGGTTCCCCACGCCGCCACGGTGGCGGACGCAGGCGGCCGCGCCTGA
- a CDS encoding response regulator transcription factor, producing MRKTKVAIVDDHPLVLCGLRKMLEAADFDIVGAESSAADLLQLLKSSPCDVVIADYSMPGNRALDGWRFLASVSSEFPDLGVLVYTEFDDPFLVGSLAQRGVDAIVSKRDEMDEVLAAVRSLAERRRYLSPIAKASLKSFGALPQYKRFLALTRRQMEVTGLMLCGLTVCETARLLQRRVNTISAQRTEACRRLGFSGESEMYRFAVGHGLWLDRSMSGSELRPA from the coding sequence ATGCGAAAAACAAAGGTTGCCATTGTCGACGATCATCCGCTCGTGTTATGCGGACTTCGCAAGATGCTGGAAGCGGCGGACTTCGATATCGTCGGCGCGGAGTCGAGCGCAGCGGACTTGCTGCAACTGTTGAAGTCTTCACCCTGCGATGTCGTCATCGCGGATTATTCGATGCCGGGCAATCGGGCGCTCGATGGATGGCGCTTCCTTGCATCGGTATCGAGCGAATTCCCGGATCTCGGCGTGCTCGTCTATACGGAGTTCGACGACCCGTTTCTCGTCGGCAGCCTCGCGCAGCGGGGCGTCGATGCCATTGTGAGCAAGCGCGACGAGATGGACGAAGTGCTGGCCGCCGTGCGCAGCCTCGCAGAGCGGCGCCGCTATCTGTCGCCGATCGCGAAGGCATCGCTCAAATCGTTCGGCGCGCTGCCGCAGTACAAGCGCTTCCTCGCGCTCACGCGCCGGCAAATGGAAGTGACGGGCCTCATGCTGTGCGGACTGACCGTCTGCGAGACGGCCCGGCTGCTGCAGCGGCGCGTCAACACCATCAGCGCGCAGCGCACCGAAGCGTGCAGGCGGCTCGGCTTCTCGGGCGAATCGGAGATGTACCGGTTCGCGGTCGGGCACGGGCTCTGGCTCGACCGCTCGATGTCGGGAAGCGAACTTCGGCCCGCGTAA
- a CDS encoding DUF3034 family protein, translating into MHSIRKTASTTRATACAAAALVVLTVSSLPARADDTPDAPDSPKVPLTGGKLLLTGGVSQVEGAAGGGLAPWAVIGGYGTASQLGANVHGTYLHTQDYALGTWGVTVGVANRVEFSLARQRFDTRDAGAQLGLGKGYAFNQNIFGVKVRLLGDAVLDQDTWLPQIAAGIQFKHNEEGGVLKAIGAASNSGTDFYVSATKLLLAQSLLLNGTLRFTKANQFGLLGFGGDKSNAYHPEFESSVAYLVTKNVAIGGEYRMKPDNLSFVREQDAYDAFIAWAPNKHVSLTAAYVALGDIATIKHQRGPYVSLQAGF; encoded by the coding sequence ATGCATTCCATTCGCAAGACGGCGAGCACGACGCGCGCGACCGCGTGCGCCGCCGCCGCGCTCGTCGTGCTCACTGTATCTTCGCTGCCCGCGCGCGCCGACGATACCCCCGACGCGCCCGATTCGCCGAAAGTCCCGCTCACCGGCGGCAAGCTGCTGCTGACGGGCGGCGTGTCGCAGGTCGAGGGCGCGGCGGGCGGCGGACTCGCGCCGTGGGCCGTGATCGGCGGTTACGGCACCGCGAGCCAGCTCGGCGCGAACGTTCACGGCACTTACCTTCACACGCAGGACTACGCGCTCGGCACGTGGGGCGTGACCGTGGGCGTCGCGAATCGCGTCGAGTTCTCGCTTGCGCGCCAGCGTTTCGATACGCGCGATGCCGGCGCGCAGCTCGGCCTCGGCAAAGGCTACGCGTTCAATCAGAACATCTTCGGCGTGAAAGTGCGTCTTCTGGGCGACGCGGTGCTCGACCAGGACACGTGGCTGCCGCAGATCGCCGCCGGCATCCAGTTCAAGCACAACGAAGAGGGCGGCGTGCTGAAGGCCATCGGCGCGGCCAGCAATTCGGGCACGGACTTCTATGTTTCCGCGACCAAGCTGCTGCTCGCGCAAAGCCTGCTTCTGAACGGCACGCTTCGTTTCACGAAAGCGAACCAGTTCGGCTTGCTCGGCTTCGGCGGCGACAAGTCCAATGCCTATCACCCGGAATTCGAATCGTCGGTGGCGTATCTCGTCACGAAGAACGTCGCCATCGGCGGGGAATATCGCATGAAGCCCGACAATCTCTCGTTCGTGCGCGAGCAGGACGCGTATGACGCGTTCATCGCGTGGGCGCCGAACAAGCATGTCTCATTGACCGCCGCGTATGTCGCGCTCGGCGATATCGCGACGATCAAGCATCAGCGCGGTCCGTACGTTTCCTTACAGGCAGGGTTCTGA
- a CDS encoding EAL domain-containing protein → MRLHSLRARIALVFVVLMLVAQAAAYVVINSVILKNAHENAEEQLSVAERVFGQVLRSNSQQLTQAASVAASDFGFREAVATHDSRTVESALQNHGDRIHADVVMLVDLDGKLIADSGGAGHEGMAFPFPHLIRTVAKKGDASSFGMIGGKAYQLVAVPVKAPIVIAWVVMGFAIDDMLAREMSSLTSLDVSFVAVDERGQWGVLASSLPPESLAKLKDQKQLADDGYATRLLRLHSEGRTGAVLLERSLIQALAPFHRLQSALLLITILGVIVSIVGSMLTARSVTRPIAALAQFSRRVGHGDYSGPIQIRHQDEIGELASAFNQMQEGIVERERRITELAYMDRLTGLPNRALFNDRLQRAIAEAARSGSPLAVMMMDLDRFKLVNDTLGHPIGDMLLCEVATRLRDALQRQTDTVARLGGDEFAVLLPGDDLACARTIAARMLRALEEPITIEGQLVDVGASIGIVTYPHNGSDMNVLLRRADIAMYVAKRGNLGYAVYDERHDHNSAERLSLMSELRQAVEHDQLTLHYQPKVDLATNRVKYVEALVRWDHPTRGFVPPDQFIPFAEQTGYIKAISRWVADKAIAQCAAWRKEGIELAVSVNVSARELIQSSLPETFQGLLDKHGVAPDCIWIEITESAIMDDPNHAIETLDRLHALGIRLSIDDFGTGYSSLSYLKRMPVHELKIDKSFVMGMAHHKDDETIVRSTIDLGHNMGLKVVAEGVENEEMMLRLKALGCDLAQGYHLSRPLPPAKLVDWLMAWPARNAATLASALPA, encoded by the coding sequence ATGCGCCTGCACAGCCTGCGCGCGCGTATCGCGCTCGTGTTCGTCGTGCTGATGCTCGTCGCGCAGGCGGCGGCGTATGTCGTCATCAATTCGGTCATCCTCAAGAACGCGCACGAAAACGCCGAGGAGCAATTGTCCGTGGCCGAGCGCGTCTTCGGGCAAGTGCTGCGCAGCAATAGCCAGCAGTTGACGCAGGCGGCGAGCGTGGCCGCGTCGGACTTCGGCTTTCGCGAGGCCGTGGCGACGCACGACAGCAGGACGGTCGAATCGGCGCTGCAGAATCACGGCGACCGCATTCATGCGGATGTCGTGATGCTCGTCGATCTCGACGGCAAGCTGATCGCCGATAGCGGCGGCGCGGGTCACGAAGGCATGGCGTTTCCGTTTCCGCACCTCATCCGGACGGTGGCGAAGAAGGGCGATGCGTCGTCGTTCGGCATGATCGGCGGCAAGGCGTATCAGCTCGTCGCGGTGCCGGTGAAGGCGCCCATCGTGATCGCGTGGGTGGTGATGGGCTTCGCCATCGACGACATGCTCGCGCGCGAGATGAGTTCGCTGACATCGCTCGACGTGTCGTTCGTGGCCGTGGACGAGCGCGGACAGTGGGGCGTGCTCGCGAGTTCGCTGCCGCCCGAATCGCTTGCGAAGCTCAAGGATCAAAAGCAACTCGCCGACGACGGCTACGCCACGCGCCTTTTGCGCCTGCACTCCGAGGGCCGGACGGGGGCCGTGCTGCTGGAGCGCTCGCTGATTCAGGCGCTGGCGCCATTTCATCGCCTGCAGTCCGCGTTGCTGCTCATCACGATTCTCGGCGTGATCGTATCCATCGTCGGCAGCATGTTGACGGCGCGCTCGGTCACGCGGCCCATCGCGGCGCTCGCGCAATTCTCGCGGCGCGTCGGACATGGCGACTATTCCGGGCCGATCCAGATTCGCCATCAGGACGAGATCGGCGAACTGGCGAGCGCGTTCAATCAGATGCAGGAAGGCATCGTCGAGCGCGAGCGGCGCATCACCGAGCTTGCCTATATGGACCGGCTCACGGGCCTGCCCAACCGCGCGCTCTTCAACGACCGCCTGCAACGCGCGATCGCCGAAGCCGCGCGCAGCGGCAGCCCGCTCGCCGTGATGATGATGGACCTCGACCGCTTCAAGCTCGTGAACGACACGCTCGGGCATCCGATCGGCGACATGCTGCTGTGCGAAGTCGCGACGCGCCTGCGCGACGCGCTGCAACGGCAGACCGACACCGTCGCGCGTCTGGGCGGCGACGAATTCGCGGTGCTCCTGCCGGGCGACGATCTCGCGTGCGCGCGCACGATTGCAGCGCGCATGCTGCGCGCGCTCGAAGAGCCGATCACGATAGAAGGGCAACTCGTCGATGTCGGCGCGAGCATCGGCATCGTGACGTATCCGCATAACGGCAGCGACATGAACGTGCTCTTGCGCCGCGCCGACATCGCGATGTATGTCGCCAAGCGCGGTAATCTCGGCTATGCGGTCTACGACGAGCGCCACGATCACAACAGCGCGGAGCGTCTATCGCTGATGAGCGAGCTTCGGCAGGCCGTCGAGCACGATCAGCTCACGCTGCACTATCAACCCAAGGTGGATCTCGCGACGAACCGCGTGAAGTACGTCGAGGCGCTCGTGCGCTGGGATCATCCGACGCGCGGCTTCGTGCCGCCCGACCAGTTCATTCCGTTCGCGGAACAGACCGGCTATATCAAGGCCATTTCACGCTGGGTCGCGGACAAGGCCATCGCGCAATGTGCGGCGTGGCGCAAGGAAGGGATCGAACTCGCGGTCTCGGTGAACGTATCGGCGCGCGAACTGATCCAGTCGTCGCTGCCCGAGACGTTCCAAGGTCTGCTGGACAAGCATGGCGTCGCGCCGGATTGCATCTGGATCGAGATCACCGAGAGCGCGATCATGGACGACCCGAATCACGCCATCGAGACGCTGGATCGACTGCACGCGCTCGGCATTCGTCTTTCCATCGACGATTTCGGCACCGGTTATTCGTCGCTCTCGTATCTGAAGCGCATGCCGGTGCATGAACTGAAGATCGACAAGTCCTTCGTGATGGGCATGGCGCACCATAAGGACGACGAGACCATCGTGCGCTCCACCATCGACCTCGGGCACAACATGGGGCTGAAAGTGGTGGCCGAAGGCGTCGAGAACGAAGAGATGATGCTGCGCCTGAAAGCGCTCGGCTGCGATCTCGCGCAGGGCTACCATCTGAGCCGGCCCTTGCCGCCGGCGAAACTCGTCGACTGGCTCATGGCATGGCCGGCCAGAAACGCCGCGACGCTCGCATCCGCGCTGCCCGCCTGA
- a CDS encoding ShlB/FhaC/HecB family hemolysin secretion/activation protein, whose amino-acid sequence MSEIAEAVRRMALVGSVMLVGVASSERVMAAGVDETEVKVQRALPATADAAVGEAGVGVKVVPAEGADALVVKQSMAVAIAKLGQAPATLNDVNRWSDALTAALRQSGYPLGQVLMTDADWRAAQAGAQAQFTVFPGRIRKIVVNNKSRVADARLQRLISHALCGSDGVNGVCLLRTSRLERATQLLQDLPGIALDGAPRFSPGAATGEVDVVFNIAQQGKPVRADLILDNKGVESTGTYRLGVTASANNLFHAGDAYAFTITGTDKKMWTGSLTGSAPIFDDGLRMTGGVTRQQYFINSLTPIKGVATTAQAGVQYPFARGLDANVWGGASFLHSQTSTDMGDVYGVTHGKLDSLQLTLTADNGERARALRTNLATGQIALTLGHQRNDDPSEPITRRAGNYEKLSGTAFGTYALSKSGNLFVSGRVTGQLASRNLDGSEKLALGGPDAVRAYRADEGSADEGIVANIGLYQRIPVATGHQIQVGVFNDLGYGRVNHSPWDQWEQSYPGVPGVTNNRVLAGYGVSIDWLTPIGATVSASVSKPYRFSETSWVEPGKKPTQYWLSVTWSH is encoded by the coding sequence ATGAGCGAGATAGCAGAGGCCGTCCGGCGCATGGCGCTGGTCGGATCGGTGATGCTGGTTGGCGTGGCGAGTTCCGAGCGCGTCATGGCAGCGGGTGTGGACGAGACCGAGGTCAAGGTGCAGCGCGCGCTTCCCGCAACCGCGGATGCAGCCGTCGGTGAAGCGGGCGTGGGCGTCAAGGTGGTTCCCGCCGAGGGCGCGGATGCGCTCGTCGTGAAGCAGTCGATGGCAGTCGCCATCGCGAAGCTCGGGCAGGCTCCCGCGACCCTGAACGACGTCAATCGCTGGTCGGACGCGCTCACCGCCGCGCTGCGTCAGAGCGGCTATCCGCTCGGGCAAGTGCTGATGACCGACGCGGACTGGCGCGCGGCGCAAGCGGGCGCTCAGGCGCAATTCACCGTGTTTCCGGGGCGCATTCGCAAGATCGTGGTGAACAACAAGTCGCGCGTGGCGGATGCGCGTCTGCAGCGCCTCATCAGCCATGCGCTGTGCGGCAGCGATGGCGTGAACGGCGTGTGCCTCTTGCGCACGTCGCGCCTCGAACGCGCGACGCAACTGCTTCAGGACTTGCCCGGCATCGCGCTCGACGGCGCACCGCGCTTTTCGCCGGGCGCGGCCACGGGCGAAGTCGATGTCGTGTTCAACATCGCCCAGCAAGGCAAGCCGGTGCGCGCTGACCTGATTCTCGACAACAAGGGCGTCGAGTCGACGGGAACGTATCGCCTGGGCGTCACGGCCTCGGCGAACAACCTGTTCCACGCGGGCGACGCCTATGCGTTCACGATCACCGGCACCGACAAGAAGATGTGGACGGGCTCGCTCACCGGCAGCGCGCCCATCTTCGACGATGGTCTGCGCATGACCGGCGGCGTGACGCGCCAACAGTACTTCATCAACTCGCTGACGCCGATCAAGGGCGTGGCGACGACCGCTCAGGCGGGCGTGCAATATCCCTTCGCGCGCGGGCTCGATGCGAACGTGTGGGGCGGCGCGTCGTTCCTGCATAGTCAGACATCGACCGACATGGGCGACGTGTACGGCGTGACGCACGGCAAGCTCGATTCGCTGCAACTCACGCTTACCGCCGATAACGGCGAGCGCGCGCGCGCCCTGCGAACCAACCTCGCGACCGGACAGATCGCGCTCACGCTCGGCCATCAACGCAACGACGATCCCTCGGAACCGATCACGCGACGCGCCGGCAACTACGAGAAGTTGTCGGGCACCGCCTTCGGCACATATGCGCTCTCGAAGAGCGGCAATCTGTTCGTGTCCGGCCGCGTCACTGGGCAACTCGCGAGCCGCAATCTCGACGGAAGCGAAAAGCTCGCGCTGGGCGGGCCGGATGCCGTGCGCGCCTATCGCGCCGACGAAGGTTCGGCCGACGAAGGCATCGTCGCGAACATCGGGCTGTATCAACGCATTCCGGTCGCGACCGGGCACCAGATTCAGGTAGGCGTGTTCAACGACCTCGGTTACGGGCGCGTGAACCACTCGCCCTGGGATCAATGGGAACAAAGCTATCCCGGCGTGCCCGGCGTGACGAACAACCGCGTGCTCGCGGGCTACGGCGTCAGCATCGACTGGCTCACGCCGATCGGCGCCACGGTGTCCGCGTCGGTATCGAAGCCGTATCGCTTCTCCGAGACTTCATGGGTCGAGCCGGGCAAGAAGCCCACGCAGTACTGGCTCTCCGTGACCTGGAGCCACTGA
- the pssA gene encoding CDP-diacylglycerol--serine O-phosphatidyltransferase codes for MKRFSMIRDFHLADWFTLGNAICGTGALFSTMSYIDDSDALHIYLACALVFAALVFDVLDGRIARWRQKASLLGKELDSLADVISFGVAPAIIGYGCGMRGLYDRVLLAYFVACGVSRLARYNVTTEEMSGGSGKVTHFEGTPIPTSFAIVLMLGFAAWFGALGQQMWFGEWRIAGFTLHPLVLVYALSGSLMISRIRIPKP; via the coding sequence ATGAAACGTTTCTCGATGATCCGCGATTTCCACCTGGCCGACTGGTTCACGCTGGGCAATGCAATCTGCGGCACAGGCGCGCTCTTCTCGACGATGAGCTATATCGACGACTCCGACGCCCTGCATATCTATCTCGCGTGCGCGCTCGTGTTCGCCGCACTCGTCTTCGACGTGCTCGACGGCCGCATCGCGCGCTGGCGTCAGAAGGCGTCGCTGCTCGGCAAGGAACTGGACTCGCTCGCGGACGTGATCTCGTTCGGCGTGGCGCCCGCGATCATCGGCTATGGATGCGGCATGCGCGGCCTCTACGACCGCGTGTTGCTCGCGTATTTCGTCGCGTGCGGCGTCTCGCGTCTCGCGCGCTACAACGTGACCACGGAAGAAATGTCGGGCGGCAGCGGCAAGGTCACGCACTTCGAAGGCACGCCCATTCCGACATCGTTCGCCATCGTGCTGATGCTCGGCTTCGCCGCATGGTTCGGCGCGCTCGGGCAGCAGATGTGGTTCGGCGAATGGCGCATCGCGGGCTTCACGCTCCATCCGCTCGTGCTGGTCTACGCGCTCTCCGGCTCGCTGATGATCAGCCGCATCCGTATTCCCAAGCCCTAG
- a CDS encoding response regulator transcription factor, which produces MLTRKISVAIVDDHPLVVCGLRHALEGAGFEVLGAVSNPSELMALLARGHCDVVVTDYSMPAGGALDGWRFLASVSAMYPLLPLLVYTEFDDPFLVGSLAQRGVAGIVNKREEMQVVLAAVRELAVGRRYRSAAAASALADFNAQPDLRRFASLTRWQMEVTGLMLCGLSVSETARVFGCGKSTISARRQHACRQLGFSREAELYRFAADRGLSLDRSRAAREVCSA; this is translated from the coding sequence ATGTTGACCAGAAAAATAAGCGTCGCCATCGTCGACGATCATCCGCTCGTCGTATGCGGCTTGCGTCATGCGCTGGAAGGCGCGGGCTTCGAGGTGCTCGGTGCGGTGAGCAATCCGTCGGAACTCATGGCGCTGCTCGCTCGCGGCCATTGCGATGTCGTCGTCACCGATTATTCGATGCCCGCCGGCGGCGCGCTCGACGGATGGCGCTTTCTCGCTTCGGTCTCCGCGATGTATCCGCTGCTGCCGCTTCTCGTCTACACCGAGTTCGACGACCCGTTCCTCGTCGGGAGCCTTGCGCAGCGCGGTGTCGCGGGCATCGTGAACAAGCGCGAAGAGATGCAGGTGGTGCTGGCCGCGGTGCGCGAACTGGCGGTTGGCAGGCGTTACCGCTCGGCGGCGGCGGCTTCGGCGCTCGCGGACTTCAACGCGCAACCCGACTTGCGCCGCTTTGCGTCGCTCACCCGTTGGCAGATGGAAGTGACGGGCCTCATGTTATGCGGCCTGAGCGTGAGCGAGACCGCCCGTGTCTTCGGCTGCGGCAAGAGCACGATCAGCGCGCGACGCCAGCACGCGTGCCGGCAGCTCGGCTTCTCGCGCGAGGCGGAGCTGTATCGCTTCGCGGCGGACCGGGGCTTGTCTCTCGATCGTTCGCGCGCGGCCCGCGAGGTTTGCAGCGCATAA
- a CDS encoding group 1 truncated hemoglobin has translation MKIRHAAIALLSFAALTCASAQAGDDTLYHQFGEKAGLERIVDDMYANVIADPRTAPYFENAPIKRIKTKIVEQFCVLLEGPCVYTGRPMRRTHEGQNIDRAAFDALVEDLQAAMDKNGVPFHAQNKLLAKLAPMYRDIQDRE, from the coding sequence ATGAAGATTCGCCATGCCGCCATCGCTCTCTTGAGCTTCGCCGCGTTGACGTGCGCGAGCGCGCAAGCGGGCGACGACACGCTTTACCACCAGTTCGGCGAGAAAGCCGGTCTCGAACGTATCGTCGACGATATGTACGCGAACGTGATCGCCGATCCGCGCACCGCGCCGTACTTCGAGAACGCGCCGATCAAGCGCATCAAGACCAAGATCGTCGAGCAATTCTGCGTGCTGCTCGAAGGCCCGTGCGTCTACACCGGCCGCCCGATGCGGCGCACGCACGAAGGGCAGAACATCGACCGCGCCGCGTTCGATGCGCTCGTCGAAGACCTTCAGGCCGCGATGGACAAGAACGGCGTGCCCTTTCACGCGCAGAACAAGCTCCTCGCCAAACTCGCGCCGATGTACCGCGACATACAGGACCGCGAATGA
- a CDS encoding methylamine utilization protein, translating into MTKPAYFLLPFLALAASLAASLAQAASVHVQVVDQTGAPVPDAIVYAMPAAGKAPATKPAGAIIDQVKRRFVPLVSVVQTGASVTFPNKDNIEHDVYSFSAPKRFELNLYHGIPASPVVFDKPGLVVMGCNIHDEMVAYLLIVDTPWFAKTDAKGAATIENLPADAYRVIAWHYRQADPNAQPMQKLSVAADSAAKFALQLKAPE; encoded by the coding sequence ATGACGAAGCCCGCTTATTTTTTGTTGCCGTTTCTCGCGCTCGCGGCGTCGCTCGCGGCATCGCTTGCGCAGGCGGCGAGCGTTCACGTGCAGGTGGTCGACCAGACAGGTGCGCCGGTTCCCGACGCCATCGTCTATGCGATGCCCGCCGCCGGCAAGGCGCCCGCGACGAAGCCCGCCGGCGCGATCATCGACCAGGTGAAGCGGCGTTTCGTGCCGCTCGTTTCGGTGGTGCAGACGGGCGCGTCGGTCACGTTCCCGAACAAGGACAACATCGAGCACGATGTCTATTCCTTCTCCGCGCCCAAGCGCTTCGAGCTGAATCTGTATCACGGCATTCCGGCGAGCCCCGTCGTGTTCGACAAGCCCGGCCTCGTGGTCATGGGCTGCAACATTCACGACGAGATGGTGGCGTATCTGCTGATCGTCGATACGCCGTGGTTCGCGAAGACCGACGCGAAAGGCGCGGCGACCATCGAGAACCTGCCCGCCGACGCGTACCGCGTCATTGCATGGCACTACCGGCAAGCCGATCCGAACGCGCAGCCGATGCAGAAGCTCAGCGTCGCGGCGGATAGCGCGGCGAAGTTCGCGTTGCAACTCAAAGCGCCCGAATAA